Proteins from one Microbacterium faecale genomic window:
- a CDS encoding ABC transporter family substrate-binding protein, which yields MSKQKKWLGAAALVASFSLVLTACGGGTDDGNTDNGGGSAEQGQAEGITGADYNPVPREEMQQGGDVTLPIGELTEQMNAMHGDGAVDTQMIWTWYNPQIILSTPEGEAYPNPAYISDKTVETVDDNTVLTLTFTDEAEFNDGTPMDWKTIENTWIANRSQDDYAPNSTEGYRNIASVEAGETDKQAVVTFDGTFAWVDALFFNVTHPAVDSAEKFNTAYVEEANPDWGAGPYKIETMDLDGGVATFVPNEKWWGDEPMLDSVTFRVMEPTAAMNAFRAGEIDQVATGTADRLEQVADMDDVTTYRAARTATNLLELNAEREQFTDLETRKAVMMAIDREQITDVVWDGLGYTEEPAGSFNLYPFQDGYEDALSNAGWEFNVEEANAILDEAGWEMGDDEVRTRDGVRFEGTLPNFGDDPIAEARVRVVQQQLKQIGFDLQVDQRAANEFSDVLTSKDWDIVMLGFSSSDAFGVMWMCQLYCYSDGNNQLNLSSTMDESIDERIHEVEALPTAEEQIPAAMELEAEIMAETWGIFPLYSGPSISTVKNGLANLTPEPYTGLDLFGIQPVENFGWAAE from the coding sequence ATGAGTAAGCAGAAGAAGTGGCTGGGGGCCGCCGCACTTGTGGCGAGCTTCTCGCTGGTTCTCACGGCGTGCGGCGGTGGCACCGACGACGGTAACACCGACAACGGCGGAGGCTCGGCCGAGCAAGGCCAGGCGGAAGGCATCACGGGTGCCGACTACAACCCCGTTCCCCGCGAGGAGATGCAGCAGGGCGGCGACGTCACGCTCCCGATCGGCGAGCTCACCGAGCAGATGAACGCCATGCACGGAGACGGCGCGGTCGACACGCAGATGATCTGGACGTGGTACAACCCGCAGATCATCCTCTCGACGCCCGAGGGCGAGGCGTACCCGAACCCGGCGTACATCTCCGACAAGACGGTCGAGACGGTCGACGACAACACCGTCCTCACTCTCACGTTCACCGATGAGGCCGAGTTCAATGACGGCACGCCGATGGACTGGAAGACGATCGAGAACACCTGGATCGCCAACCGCAGCCAGGACGACTACGCACCGAACAGCACGGAGGGCTACCGCAACATCGCCTCCGTCGAGGCGGGCGAGACCGACAAGCAGGCGGTCGTCACCTTCGACGGCACCTTCGCATGGGTCGACGCACTGTTCTTCAACGTCACGCACCCCGCGGTCGACTCGGCTGAGAAGTTCAACACGGCATACGTCGAGGAGGCGAACCCCGACTGGGGCGCCGGTCCGTACAAGATCGAGACGATGGATCTCGATGGCGGCGTCGCCACCTTCGTGCCGAATGAGAAGTGGTGGGGCGACGAGCCGATGCTCGACTCGGTCACGTTCCGCGTGATGGAGCCCACGGCGGCGATGAACGCCTTCCGTGCAGGTGAGATCGACCAGGTCGCCACCGGCACCGCCGACCGCCTCGAGCAGGTCGCGGACATGGACGACGTCACCACCTACCGTGCGGCGCGCACGGCGACGAACCTCCTCGAGCTGAACGCCGAGCGCGAGCAGTTCACTGATCTCGAGACGCGCAAGGCCGTCATGATGGCGATCGACCGCGAGCAGATCACCGACGTCGTCTGGGACGGCCTGGGCTACACCGAGGAGCCCGCAGGTTCGTTCAACCTCTACCCGTTCCAGGACGGCTACGAGGACGCGCTGTCGAACGCCGGCTGGGAGTTCAACGTCGAAGAGGCCAACGCCATCCTCGACGAGGCCGGCTGGGAGATGGGCGACGACGAGGTCCGCACCCGCGATGGTGTGCGCTTCGAGGGCACGCTGCCGAACTTCGGCGACGACCCGATCGCCGAGGCGCGCGTGCGCGTCGTTCAGCAGCAGCTCAAGCAGATCGGCTTCGACCTGCAGGTCGACCAGCGCGCCGCGAACGAGTTCTCCGACGTGCTGACGTCGAAGGACTGGGACATCGTCATGCTCGGCTTCAGCTCGTCTGACGCTTTCGGCGTGATGTGGATGTGCCAGCTCTACTGCTACTCCGACGGCAACAACCAGCTGAACCTGTCCAGCACGATGGACGAGTCGATCGACGAGCGGATTCACGAGGTCGAGGCGCTGCCGACGGCCGAGGAGCAGATCCCGGCCGCGATGGAGCTCGAGGCCGAGATCATGGCTGAGACGTGGGGCATCTTCCCGCTGTACTCGGGTCCGTCGATCAGCACGGTCAAGAACGGCCTGGCGAACCTCACCCCCGAGCCCTACACGGGCCTGGACCTCTTCGGCATCCAGCCGGTGGAGAACTTCGGGTGGGCTGCTGAGTAA
- a CDS encoding alpha/beta fold hydrolase, whose amino-acid sequence MDPQLVFVHGIRTSATMWRAQVVHLQERGIAAEAVDLPGHGSRMGEPWSVDEALATIDRAVLRAAERGPVVLATHSMGALLSAAYLGRTGDAPPVRAFVAAGATSFPLGAGVAAYRALLTGMRRLPGNGMWFVRRALAAQLPPETRRDFGAGGYALAAEDEALASLASLAIPRALARLQKRDIPVWFVNGEWDQLRLNERAFMRLVPGAELIVVPRTTHLITAMRPRVMSAVIDVAIAEAVRSAATW is encoded by the coding sequence ATGGACCCTCAGCTCGTGTTCGTGCACGGCATCCGCACGTCGGCGACCATGTGGCGCGCGCAGGTCGTGCACCTGCAGGAGCGCGGTATCGCGGCAGAAGCGGTGGATCTGCCCGGTCACGGGTCGCGCATGGGAGAGCCCTGGTCTGTCGACGAGGCGCTCGCGACTATCGATCGCGCGGTACTCCGTGCAGCGGAGCGTGGCCCGGTCGTCCTCGCGACGCATTCGATGGGCGCGCTCCTCTCGGCTGCGTATCTCGGCCGCACCGGCGACGCTCCGCCGGTGCGCGCGTTCGTTGCGGCTGGTGCCACGTCCTTCCCCCTGGGAGCCGGAGTCGCCGCCTATCGCGCGCTGCTCACGGGCATGCGCCGTCTTCCAGGAAACGGAATGTGGTTCGTCCGGCGCGCACTCGCAGCGCAATTGCCGCCGGAGACACGCCGCGACTTCGGTGCGGGTGGGTACGCCCTCGCCGCCGAGGACGAGGCGCTCGCCAGTCTCGCCTCGCTCGCAATTCCGCGCGCGCTCGCACGCCTGCAGAAGCGGGATATCCCGGTGTGGTTCGTCAATGGCGAGTGGGATCAGCTGCGTCTGAACGAGCGTGCCTTCATGCGACTCGTGCCCGGCGCGGAGCTCATCGTCGTGCCGCGCACCACGCACCTCATCACCGCGATGCGTCCGCGCGTGATGAGCGCCGTCATCGACGTGGCCATCGCGGAAGCCGTGCGCTCAGCTGCCACCTGGTAA
- the rpsT gene encoding 30S ribosomal protein S20 has translation MANIKSQIKRNKTNEKARERNRIVKSELRTFVRATRRAIAAADKGAAETAFAKASKKLDKAVSKGVIHKNQAANRKGALAKQIAAL, from the coding sequence GTGGCAAACATCAAGTCGCAGATCAAGCGCAACAAGACCAACGAGAAGGCGCGCGAGCGTAACCGCATCGTGAAGAGCGAGCTGCGGACGTTCGTCCGCGCCACGCGGCGCGCGATCGCCGCCGCCGATAAGGGCGCCGCTGAGACCGCCTTCGCGAAGGCCTCGAAGAAGCTCGACAAGGCCGTGTCGAAGGGCGTGATTCACAAGAACCAGGCCGCGAACCGCAAGGGCGCCCTGGCGAAGCAGATCGCCGCGCTCTGA
- the holA gene encoding DNA polymerase III subunit delta yields MAARRTSGSSKATVIPQLDWREPRPAPIVLVFGPEEVLAERATAAIRERLKADDPAVEVSDVRADDYTAGTLLNVTSPSLFGEPRLVRVGGVEKCTDAFLQEALAYLDAPQDGATLVLRHTGASVRGKKLLEAVRGGTGGGVEIPCVAIKRDRDREEFAAGEFRHANRRIRPQALRALTQAFSGDVTELAAACQQLIQDTEGDIDEKIVDRYYGGRVETTAFEVADAAIAGDHGRALIALRHALDSGADPVPLVAAFAMKLRTMARVGGKRGPSRQLARDLGMPDWQVERAQRDLAGWTGGTLGLAIQAVARADAEVKGASRDAVFALERMVTVVATRAPFAATR; encoded by the coding sequence ATGGCCGCGCGACGCACATCCGGATCTTCGAAGGCGACGGTCATTCCGCAGCTCGATTGGCGGGAACCCCGCCCCGCGCCCATTGTGCTCGTGTTCGGGCCCGAGGAGGTGCTGGCGGAGCGCGCGACGGCAGCGATCCGTGAGCGGCTGAAGGCCGACGATCCCGCGGTGGAGGTCTCCGACGTCCGCGCCGATGACTACACCGCGGGCACATTGCTCAATGTGACGTCCCCTTCGCTGTTCGGCGAGCCCCGTCTTGTACGGGTGGGCGGCGTCGAGAAGTGCACCGATGCGTTCCTGCAGGAGGCGCTCGCGTACCTCGATGCCCCGCAGGACGGCGCGACGCTCGTGCTGCGGCATACGGGCGCGAGCGTGCGGGGAAAGAAGCTCCTCGAGGCGGTCCGCGGGGGCACGGGCGGCGGGGTCGAGATCCCGTGCGTGGCGATCAAGCGTGACCGCGACCGCGAAGAGTTTGCGGCGGGGGAGTTCCGCCACGCGAACCGGCGCATCCGGCCGCAGGCGCTGCGCGCGCTCACCCAGGCCTTCTCCGGAGATGTGACGGAGCTCGCGGCCGCCTGCCAGCAGCTCATTCAGGACACCGAGGGCGACATCGACGAGAAGATCGTCGATCGCTACTATGGCGGTCGCGTCGAAACCACGGCGTTCGAGGTGGCCGACGCGGCGATCGCGGGCGACCACGGTCGTGCGCTCATCGCGCTGCGTCATGCACTCGATTCGGGCGCGGATCCGGTGCCGCTGGTCGCGGCGTTCGCGATGAAGCTGCGGACGATGGCGCGCGTCGGCGGTAAGCGCGGTCCGTCGCGACAGCTCGCGCGCGACCTCGGAATGCCGGACTGGCAGGTCGAGCGCGCACAGCGCGACCTCGCGGGGTGGACGGGCGGCACGCTCGGGCTCGCGATTCAGGCGGTCGCCCGTGCCGACGCCGAGGTCAAGGGCGCGTCCCGCGATGCGGTGTTCGCACTCGAGCGAATGGTGACGGTCGTCGCGACCCGCGCGCCGTTCGCCGCGACACGCTGA
- a CDS encoding ComEC/Rec2 family competence protein — translation MPSASAAMLSRATDAESRVSRLPASRDLRLLPVAIATWAGALASILWPDAAFAIAGGAWASAVGLLILVSGRRGCRRPGPRVRRAAFPRVRAPRPHSSRRKPPRPRIRSPDSFRGPSTRPPHGIASRAALIAVACAAVGTVAAHVAAAQPGREAARQALDTAAVEVVVEVATKVEQTPWGTRFAGSARTSAGEAPVTVQWRGDDPPIGLDLGARVVITGEAEASGPGEAAVATVFADEVSVTESPAHVFGVASSLRRGFVADVSSSLPGAGGDLLPGLSVGETSAVTPELDAAMKASSLSHLTAVSGSNCALVVGLAFAASAACGAGRRTRVVIALAVLGLFVLLVTPEASVIRAATMSAIAMLALLLGRRGSGVAVLSLAVVVLLAMDPWLAASYGFLLSASATGALLLLTPPLARGFERWMPRVVALAIAVPLAAQLVCGPIIALFASEVALYGVVANIVAGPAAPAATVLGLIACLAQPLPLLASGTAALAWLPSAWVARTAETFAGLPSARLGWWEGALGGVTLALVGVIVTVAIAGLPASRVGERSRSRWVRLAVMAQRLSAGAVALILGVGTGTAALGGIAAPLTAPREWSIALCDVGQGDAIVIRSGAQVALIDTGPDAAALRRCLSRLGVDSIDVAFITHFDMDHAAGLPALEGRVATIVHGPAEREADLAPARAAADDVRAGHAGMHGRVGEASWRILWPAGETRAFPPGNDTSLVLEIGGGAVPRTLLLGDLGADAQRILVDGGTVAGTFDVVKVSHHGSRDQFPALYERIRPRVALIGVGENDYGHPHPDALAVLARSGAVVARSDTDGLVLVSDTERLAVWRDEPPP, via the coding sequence GTGCCGTCAGCGAGCGCGGCGATGCTGTCGCGGGCGACCGACGCCGAGAGCCGGGTGTCGCGGCTTCCCGCATCGCGCGACCTACGGCTTCTGCCGGTGGCGATCGCGACCTGGGCGGGGGCTCTCGCGTCGATCCTGTGGCCCGACGCTGCGTTCGCGATCGCCGGCGGCGCGTGGGCGTCCGCGGTGGGTCTCCTCATCCTCGTCAGCGGGCGACGCGGCTGCCGGAGGCCAGGGCCGCGCGTCAGACGGGCTGCGTTCCCTCGCGTGCGTGCACCTCGCCCGCATTCGAGCCGCCGAAAACCTCCTCGACCGCGGATCCGTTCGCCCGATTCGTTCCGCGGACCGAGCACGCGTCCGCCGCACGGGATCGCGTCGCGCGCCGCCCTTATCGCCGTCGCGTGCGCAGCGGTGGGCACGGTCGCGGCGCACGTCGCCGCGGCGCAGCCGGGGCGCGAGGCCGCACGCCAAGCTCTCGACACCGCCGCGGTCGAGGTCGTCGTGGAGGTCGCGACGAAGGTCGAGCAGACACCGTGGGGCACGCGCTTCGCGGGAAGCGCCCGCACATCTGCGGGCGAAGCACCCGTCACGGTCCAGTGGCGTGGCGATGACCCGCCCATCGGCCTCGACCTCGGCGCGCGCGTCGTCATCACGGGCGAAGCCGAGGCATCGGGTCCGGGCGAGGCGGCCGTCGCGACGGTGTTCGCCGACGAGGTGAGCGTCACGGAGTCGCCGGCGCACGTCTTTGGCGTCGCGAGCTCCCTGCGCCGCGGCTTCGTGGCTGACGTCTCCAGCTCCCTCCCCGGGGCGGGAGGCGACCTGCTTCCGGGTCTCTCGGTGGGAGAGACGAGCGCTGTGACGCCGGAACTGGACGCCGCGATGAAGGCCTCGTCCCTGAGCCATCTGACCGCCGTCTCCGGCAGCAACTGCGCGCTCGTGGTCGGCCTCGCGTTCGCCGCGAGCGCCGCGTGCGGAGCGGGACGGCGCACCCGAGTCGTGATCGCTCTGGCGGTGCTGGGGCTGTTTGTGCTGCTCGTCACGCCGGAGGCAAGCGTCATCCGCGCGGCGACGATGTCCGCCATCGCGATGCTCGCGCTACTGCTCGGGCGACGAGGATCCGGCGTCGCGGTCCTGTCGCTCGCCGTCGTCGTGCTGCTGGCGATGGATCCGTGGCTCGCCGCCTCTTACGGCTTCCTGCTGTCCGCAAGTGCGACGGGAGCGCTTCTGCTCCTGACACCGCCTCTCGCGCGCGGTTTCGAGCGATGGATGCCCCGTGTGGTCGCGCTCGCGATCGCCGTTCCGCTCGCCGCCCAGCTGGTCTGCGGCCCGATCATCGCGCTCTTCGCTTCCGAGGTCGCGCTCTACGGCGTCGTCGCGAACATCGTGGCCGGCCCCGCCGCGCCAGCGGCTACCGTTCTCGGTCTCATCGCCTGCCTGGCGCAGCCCCTGCCGCTCCTGGCCTCGGGGACGGCGGCGCTCGCGTGGTTGCCGTCGGCGTGGGTTGCGCGCACGGCAGAGACGTTCGCCGGGCTGCCGTCGGCGCGACTCGGCTGGTGGGAAGGCGCGCTCGGAGGAGTGACGCTCGCGCTGGTGGGCGTCATCGTCACCGTCGCGATCGCCGGGCTCCCGGCGTCACGCGTCGGCGAGCGGTCACGTTCCCGATGGGTGCGGCTCGCCGTCATGGCGCAGCGTCTCAGTGCGGGTGCGGTCGCGCTCATCCTCGGCGTCGGTACGGGAACAGCGGCGTTGGGAGGAATCGCTGCGCCGCTCACGGCGCCCCGCGAGTGGAGCATCGCGTTGTGCGACGTCGGACAGGGAGATGCGATCGTCATCCGATCGGGGGCGCAGGTCGCGCTCATCGACACCGGGCCCGATGCGGCGGCGCTGCGACGGTGCCTGTCGCGGCTCGGGGTCGACAGCATCGACGTGGCGTTCATCACCCACTTCGACATGGACCACGCCGCGGGGCTTCCGGCGCTGGAGGGACGCGTTGCGACGATCGTGCACGGGCCGGCAGAACGGGAGGCCGATCTCGCCCCGGCCCGCGCCGCCGCCGACGACGTGCGCGCGGGACATGCGGGCATGCACGGCCGCGTGGGGGAGGCGTCGTGGCGGATCCTGTGGCCGGCGGGCGAGACGCGCGCGTTCCCGCCGGGAAACGACACCAGCCTCGTGCTCGAGATCGGTGGCGGCGCGGTGCCGCGAACGCTGCTGCTCGGAGACCTCGGCGCCGACGCACAGCGGATCCTGGTGGACGGAGGCACGGTCGCCGGCACGTTCGACGTCGTCAAGGTATCGCACCACGGCAGCCGCGACCAGTTCCCGGCGCTCTACGAGCGAATCCGGCCGCGTGTCGCACTCATCGGCGTGGGGGAGAACGACTACGGCCATCCGCACCCCGATGCGCTCGCCGTGCTCGCGCGATCCGGGGCGGTCGTCGCACGCAGCGATACGGATGGCCTCGTGCTGGTGAGCGACACCGAGCGCCTCGCCGTCTGGCGGGATGAGCCCCCGCCCTGA
- a CDS encoding ComEA family DNA-binding protein: MSDLDAYRRASPRARLGVGAAIVLVLVALAATVGIGIWRSAAAPAQPVPPQPIVTDTPASAAVAGELYIHVSGAVERPGLYVVAADARVIDAVSAAGGLTDDAAGEGVNLARPVTDGEQLVVPREGEEPSAPGPDTSPLIDLNTADAATLETLTGVGPALASRIIDWRETEGPFGSVEDLLAVSGIGPSVLGSVRDQVTV, encoded by the coding sequence ATGTCGGATCTCGATGCCTACCGCCGCGCATCCCCTCGCGCGCGGCTGGGAGTGGGGGCGGCGATCGTCCTCGTGCTCGTGGCCCTCGCGGCAACGGTGGGCATCGGGATCTGGCGGTCAGCGGCAGCTCCCGCCCAGCCGGTCCCGCCCCAACCGATCGTCACGGATACCCCGGCATCGGCCGCCGTCGCGGGGGAGCTGTATATCCACGTCTCCGGCGCCGTCGAGCGTCCGGGGCTCTACGTCGTCGCCGCCGATGCACGCGTGATCGACGCCGTATCGGCGGCGGGTGGGCTGACCGATGACGCGGCCGGGGAAGGGGTCAATCTCGCGCGGCCCGTGACCGACGGCGAACAGCTCGTCGTGCCGCGTGAGGGAGAGGAACCCTCGGCTCCCGGCCCCGACACGTCACCCCTGATCGACCTCAACACCGCAGACGCCGCGACTCTCGAGACCCTCACGGGGGTCGGCCCGGCGCTCGCATCGCGCATCATCGACTGGCGCGAGACCGAGGGTCCGTTCGGATCCGTGGAGGACCTGCTTGCGGTCTCGGGGATCGGCCCGAGCGTCTTGGGGTCGGTGCGCGATCAGGTGACGGTGTGA
- the leuS gene encoding leucine--tRNA ligase, which translates to MSEPTAPETSAAESDRIHEIQQKWQQYWEEHGTFHAGGSADDRPRKYVLAMFPYPSGDMHMGHAENYLYSDIVARFWRHRGYNVLHPIGWDSFGLPAENAAIQRGADPREWTYDNIAQQRTSLKRYGSSFDWSRVLHTSDPEYYEWNQWLFQQLYDRDLAYRKESPVNWCPNDQTVLANEQVVDGECDRCGAAVIKRKLTQWYFKITDYADRLLDDLNQLEGAWPSKVLQMQRNWIGRSIGADIDFVIEGRTEPVTVFSTRPDTLYGATFMVVAPDSDLAAELVADASPETKTRFDEYLTRTQKQTEIERQSVDREKTGVPLDRFAINPVNGERLPIWAADYVLADYGHGAVMAVPAHDQRDLDFARTFDLPVRVVVDTTAPVTGVVPVIETDADGAAIDPDPLPDPVVTGEALAGEGRMINSGEINGLSKRNAIARVTEILEAKGAGRAAKQFRLRDWLISRQRFWGTPIPMVHTEDGRIEKVPAEQLPVTLPVAKDIDLTPKGTSPLGGATEWVTTTTASGEPARRDPDTMDTFVDSSWYFLRFLSARDETVAFDPAEARRWAPVDTYIGGVEHAILHLLYARFITKVLFDMGLVDFTEPFSSLINQGMVLLDGAKMSKSKGNLVSVSEQLDEHGSDAVRVALAFAGPVEDDKDWKDVHTAGAKKFLARAMRAAEDVASAPGVDFSTGDEALRRVTHRVLADAPGMIEQTKFNVVVARLMELVNAIRKTIDQGAGGADPAVREAVETVAVVLDLFAPHTAEEVWHRLGFEPSVGLAPWREADPALLVEDTVTAVVQVNGKVRSQLEVSATIDPEELEQLARADEKVQRFVGDGQIVKAIVRAPKIVSLVVK; encoded by the coding sequence GTGTCAGAGCCCACCGCCCCCGAGACCAGCGCCGCCGAGAGCGACCGGATCCACGAGATCCAGCAGAAGTGGCAGCAGTACTGGGAAGAGCACGGCACCTTCCACGCGGGCGGATCCGCCGACGACCGGCCACGCAAGTACGTGCTCGCGATGTTCCCGTACCCCTCGGGCGACATGCACATGGGGCACGCCGAGAATTACCTGTACAGCGACATCGTGGCCCGATTCTGGCGTCACCGCGGCTACAACGTGTTGCACCCGATCGGCTGGGATTCGTTCGGCCTCCCCGCCGAGAACGCGGCGATCCAGCGCGGTGCGGATCCCCGCGAGTGGACGTACGACAACATCGCGCAACAGCGCACGAGCCTGAAGCGCTACGGATCGTCGTTCGACTGGTCGCGCGTGCTGCACACGTCGGATCCCGAGTACTACGAGTGGAATCAGTGGCTGTTCCAGCAGCTGTACGACAGAGACCTCGCCTATCGCAAGGAGAGCCCGGTCAACTGGTGCCCGAACGACCAGACGGTGCTCGCGAACGAGCAGGTCGTCGATGGCGAGTGCGATCGCTGCGGTGCCGCGGTCATCAAGCGAAAGCTGACGCAGTGGTACTTCAAGATCACCGACTATGCCGACCGCTTGCTCGACGACCTCAACCAGCTCGAGGGCGCCTGGCCGAGCAAGGTGCTGCAGATGCAGCGCAACTGGATCGGCCGTTCGATCGGCGCCGACATCGACTTCGTCATCGAGGGCCGTACCGAGCCGGTGACGGTGTTCTCCACGCGTCCGGACACGCTGTACGGCGCGACGTTCATGGTGGTCGCACCCGACAGCGACCTCGCCGCCGAGCTGGTCGCCGACGCGTCACCCGAGACGAAGACGCGGTTCGATGAGTACCTGACGCGAACGCAGAAGCAGACTGAGATCGAGCGGCAGTCCGTCGACCGGGAGAAGACGGGCGTTCCGCTCGACCGCTTTGCAATCAACCCCGTCAACGGCGAGCGGCTGCCCATCTGGGCGGCCGACTACGTGCTCGCGGACTACGGACACGGTGCCGTCATGGCCGTCCCCGCCCACGACCAGCGTGACCTCGATTTCGCGCGCACTTTCGACCTCCCGGTGCGCGTCGTCGTCGACACGACCGCTCCCGTCACCGGCGTCGTCCCCGTCATCGAGACCGATGCCGACGGCGCTGCGATCGACCCGGATCCGCTGCCCGACCCCGTCGTGACGGGCGAGGCGCTCGCGGGCGAGGGCCGGATGATCAACTCGGGCGAGATCAACGGCCTGTCGAAGCGCAACGCCATCGCGCGCGTCACCGAGATCCTCGAGGCCAAGGGCGCGGGCCGCGCCGCGAAGCAGTTCCGCCTGCGCGACTGGCTCATCTCCCGCCAGCGTTTCTGGGGCACGCCGATCCCCATGGTGCACACGGAGGACGGCCGCATCGAGAAGGTCCCGGCGGAGCAGCTCCCGGTGACGCTCCCGGTGGCCAAGGACATCGATCTCACGCCGAAGGGCACCTCGCCGCTCGGCGGTGCGACCGAGTGGGTCACTACGACCACAGCCTCCGGCGAGCCGGCGCGCCGCGACCCCGACACGATGGACACGTTCGTCGACAGCTCGTGGTACTTCCTGCGCTTCCTGTCGGCGCGTGACGAGACGGTCGCATTCGACCCGGCCGAGGCGCGACGCTGGGCGCCCGTCGACACGTACATCGGCGGCGTCGAGCACGCGATCCTCCACCTGCTGTACGCGCGGTTCATCACCAAGGTGCTGTTCGACATGGGCCTCGTCGACTTCACGGAACCGTTCTCGAGCCTGATCAACCAGGGCATGGTGCTCCTCGACGGGGCGAAGATGTCGAAGTCGAAGGGCAACCTCGTCTCGGTGTCCGAGCAGCTCGACGAGCACGGATCCGACGCGGTTCGGGTCGCGCTCGCATTCGCCGGTCCCGTAGAGGACGACAAGGACTGGAAGGACGTGCACACCGCGGGGGCGAAGAAGTTCCTCGCGCGGGCGATGCGCGCTGCCGAGGACGTCGCGAGCGCTCCGGGCGTCGACTTCTCGACGGGTGACGAGGCGCTCCGGCGCGTCACGCACCGCGTGCTGGCCGACGCGCCAGGCATGATCGAGCAGACGAAGTTCAACGTCGTCGTCGCTCGGCTGATGGAGCTCGTCAACGCGATCCGAAAGACGATCGACCAGGGCGCGGGCGGAGCGGATCCGGCCGTGCGCGAGGCCGTCGAGACGGTCGCGGTGGTGCTGGACTTGTTCGCCCCGCACACGGCGGAGGAAGTGTGGCACCGCCTTGGCTTCGAACCGTCCGTCGGGCTGGCTCCGTGGCGTGAGGCGGATCCCGCACTGCTCGTCGAGGACACCGTCACGGCGGTCGTGCAGGTCAATGGCAAGGTCCGCTCGCAGCTCGAGGTCTCGGCGACGATCGATCCCGAGGAGCTCGAGCAGCTCGCTCGCGCGGATGAGAAGGTGCAGCGCTTCGTCGGCGACGGACAGATCGTCAAGGCCATCGTGCGGGCGCCGAAGATCGTCAGCCTCGTCGTGAAGTAA
- a CDS encoding DedA family protein — protein MNEVLSTILDVVQSVAPWLRILIASIAIMLETSVLIGLIVPGDTIVIVAATGVTSVPEALILGAFVVAGAFAGESIGYAIGRWAGPWLRESRLGRWIGRRNWDRAETYLQRRGGIAIFLSRFLPVLHSVVPLTVGMSGYPYRKFVAWTIPACVLWSAIYISIAAGAAETYRELAGSAHWAGYAFIGIIVAGLLLVFAGKKLLGWFERRHMKD, from the coding sequence CTGAACGAGGTCCTGTCCACGATTCTCGACGTCGTGCAGAGCGTCGCGCCGTGGCTGCGGATCCTCATCGCCAGCATCGCAATCATGCTCGAGACGAGCGTGCTGATCGGACTCATCGTGCCCGGCGACACGATCGTGATCGTCGCGGCAACCGGCGTCACCTCGGTCCCCGAGGCGTTGATCCTCGGTGCGTTCGTCGTCGCGGGGGCGTTCGCGGGCGAGAGCATCGGCTACGCGATCGGGCGTTGGGCCGGACCGTGGCTACGCGAGTCGCGCCTGGGCCGTTGGATCGGGCGCCGCAACTGGGACCGCGCCGAGACCTATCTGCAGAGGCGAGGGGGGATCGCGATCTTCCTGTCGCGTTTCCTTCCGGTGCTGCACTCCGTCGTGCCGCTCACCGTGGGCATGTCGGGATACCCGTACCGCAAGTTCGTGGCCTGGACGATACCCGCGTGCGTGCTGTGGTCCGCCATCTACATCTCGATCGCCGCAGGCGCCGCCGAAACTTACCGAGAGCTCGCGGGCAGCGCCCACTGGGCCGGTTACGCCTTCATCGGCATCATCGTCGCCGGACTGCTGCTCGTCTTCGCCGGAAAGAAGCTGTTGGGCTGGTTCGAGCGCCGGCACATGAAAGACTGA